From Spartinivicinus ruber, the proteins below share one genomic window:
- a CDS encoding nuclear transport factor 2 family protein, producing the protein MIKEDDSRPPLPPFNLETATQKVRMAENAWNSRDPIKVSQAYSSSSAWRNRSEFISGRDQIVAFLTKKWNKELDYRLVKELWAYNENRIAVRFAYEWHDDSGNWFRSYGNENWQFDKFGLMAHRIASINDLLISINERKFHWPLGMRPLDHPGLSEMGL; encoded by the coding sequence GTGATAAAAGAAGATGATTCAAGACCACCACTCCCACCATTTAACTTAGAAACAGCCACTCAAAAAGTGCGAATGGCAGAAAATGCCTGGAATAGCCGGGACCCTATAAAAGTATCTCAAGCCTATTCTAGCTCAAGTGCCTGGAGAAATAGGTCAGAGTTTATTTCTGGCCGTGATCAAATAGTTGCGTTTCTTACAAAGAAGTGGAATAAGGAGCTTGATTATAGATTAGTGAAAGAGCTTTGGGCATACAATGAAAACCGTATAGCTGTTAGGTTTGCATACGAATGGCATGATGATTCTGGAAATTGGTTTAGGTCGTATGGAAATGAGAATTGGCAATTTGATAAGTTTGGGCTTATGGCGCACCGAATTGCTAGTATCAATGATCTTCTAATATCAATTAATGAACGTAAATTTCATTGGCCCTTAGGTATGAGACCACTTGATCATCCAGGTTTAAGTGAAATGGGGCTGTAA
- a CDS encoding VOC family protein, producing MKQSIVHIALVVRDYDEALDFYVSKLKFELIEDIYQPEQDKRWVVISPPSSNGTTLLLAKASKPEQFDFIGNQSGGRVFLFLNTDDFWRDYNRMVSIGITFVRPPTEQEYGLVAVFEDLYGNLWDLLQLNPNHPMAART from the coding sequence ATGAAGCAGTCAATTGTGCATATTGCTTTGGTTGTTCGTGACTATGATGAAGCGTTAGATTTCTATGTCAGCAAACTTAAATTTGAACTAATTGAAGACATTTATCAACCTGAGCAAGATAAACGTTGGGTAGTTATATCTCCGCCTAGCTCAAATGGCACAACTTTACTCTTGGCTAAAGCATCAAAGCCAGAGCAATTTGATTTTATAGGTAATCAGTCGGGTGGCCGTGTTTTTCTATTTCTAAACACAGATGACTTTTGGCGTGATTATAATCGAATGGTGTCTATTGGTATAACGTTTGTAAGGCCACCAACAGAGCAAGAATATGGTTTAGTAGCGGTTTTCGAAGACCTTTACGGAAATCTGTGGGACTTATTACAACTGAATCCCAATCATCCAATGGCTGCGAGGACATAA
- a CDS encoding tRNA-binding protein — translation MKQSPIKDEITFEDFAKIDIRVGTITEVLEVVKSDKLMKLIVDFGDHTRSILAGLKQERENPKEIEGKQALFVVNLPERKMVGEISQGMLFDIGYEDKLQPCLACPESSMPNGTRAG, via the coding sequence ATGAAACAATCTCCAATAAAAGATGAAATCACGTTCGAGGATTTCGCGAAAATTGATATTCGGGTGGGCACCATTACTGAAGTGCTTGAGGTGGTAAAATCAGATAAATTAATGAAGTTAATTGTTGATTTTGGCGACCATACTCGCTCTATCTTGGCAGGGTTAAAACAGGAGCGCGAAAACCCTAAAGAAATTGAAGGCAAACAAGCACTTTTTGTTGTGAACTTACCTGAAAGAAAGATGGTTGGTGAAATCTCTCAAGGTATGCTTTTTGATATCGGCTATGAAGATAAATTACAACCGTGTTTGGCTTGCCCTGAATCTTCAATGCCAAATGGTACAAGGGCTGGGTAA
- a CDS encoding VOC family protein — protein sequence MSGPAKSGALIYANNVEALTEFYLSSCGMVLTYQTPEMNILNANGFQLIIHKSPVELAISSPPEERQFAIKLFFTVQDIEHSKNKIREKGGFVNTEVWQGPNFYVSNAVDSEGNVFHLRWAK from the coding sequence ATGAGCGGGCCAGCTAAGTCAGGTGCATTGATATATGCAAATAATGTTGAAGCACTTACAGAATTTTATTTAAGTTCTTGTGGCATGGTGTTGACCTATCAAACACCAGAGATGAATATTCTAAATGCAAATGGTTTCCAGTTGATTATTCATAAATCTCCTGTTGAGTTAGCTATATCTTCTCCTCCAGAAGAGCGGCAGTTTGCAATTAAGCTTTTCTTTACCGTTCAAGATATTGAGCACTCAAAGAATAAAATTCGTGAAAAGGGTGGTTTTGTTAATACTGAAGTATGGCAAGGCCCTAATTTTTATGTAAGCAATGCTGTTGACTCTGAAGGAAATGTTTTTCACTTAAGATGGGCTAAGTGA
- a CDS encoding phytanoyl-CoA dioxygenase family protein, whose product MRKFSFEENGFEIHPGFLDNDSINKIIDEIEALDSDFPKHGIRNAEKKLVSVKKLVDSNLLRNKAESYLSGKPEVVRVIVFDKTPDKNWLVTWHQDKTISVNGKKAIPGWGPWTLKDGINHVQPDLKVLEDMVTFRIHLDDASENNGCLKVIPKSHRLGILSKNEQDRVVRESEEFICLAKSGDLLIMRPLILHSSSKGTTPHHRRIVHVEYSSFKLPQGLAWA is encoded by the coding sequence GTGCGAAAATTTAGTTTTGAAGAAAACGGATTTGAGATCCATCCTGGCTTTCTAGACAATGATTCAATCAATAAAATCATTGATGAAATTGAAGCTTTAGATTCTGATTTTCCAAAGCATGGAATTCGAAATGCAGAGAAAAAGTTAGTCTCTGTTAAAAAACTTGTTGATTCAAACTTACTTCGAAACAAAGCTGAAAGCTACTTATCAGGCAAACCGGAAGTGGTTCGAGTTATTGTATTTGATAAAACCCCCGATAAAAACTGGCTTGTCACTTGGCATCAGGATAAGACAATTTCAGTAAATGGTAAGAAAGCAATACCCGGTTGGGGGCCATGGACTTTAAAAGATGGCATTAATCATGTTCAGCCAGATTTAAAAGTTTTGGAAGATATGGTGACTTTCCGCATACATCTTGATGATGCAAGTGAAAACAATGGCTGCTTAAAGGTTATTCCCAAGAGCCATCGCTTGGGCATACTTAGTAAAAATGAACAAGATCGAGTAGTTAGAGAGTCAGAAGAGTTTATCTGTCTAGCTAAGTCTGGAGATTTATTAATAATGAGGCCTCTGATACTTCATTCTTCAAGTAAAGGTACAACACCGCATCATCGACGTATTGTTCATGTTGAGTACAGCAGTTTTAAATTACCACAGGGGTTAGCATGGGCTTAA
- a CDS encoding FGGY-family carbohydrate kinase has protein sequence MWGGRLVISEDPLILAIDNGTQSVRALVFNLAGQLQYKTKIPLQPYFSPKPGWAEQQPEYYWQSVVAACQQLWQLDSSIKPRLAGVTVTTQRGTVIAMNKQGRPLRPAILWLDQRRSELRGKVPQPWRTLFSVLGLNSTVDYFRSKAQANWFAQYEPELWAQTDKFLLLSGYLNYQLTGEWVDSIGSMVGYLPFDYKRLAWAKPNDWKWMCSGVTSEQLPRLVMPTATMGQITQQAAEQTGIPVGLPVIASASDKACEVLGSGGITPDIGCLSYGTTATINTTNAKYIEPIRFIPPYPAAVPNAYNTEVMIYRGYWMVSWFKEQFGLKEQQLAEVQGTEPETLFDELVESVPAGSMGLMLQPYWSPGLKEPAAKGAILGFGDVHTRAHMYRAILEGLTYALREGKETIERRAKTPITQLRVSGGGAQSHAAMQITADIFNMPAVRPHTFETSGLGAAISAAVGLKLYADTESAVQQMVHTGDVFDPIKENADRYNALYNEIYLKMYRQLKPFYQTIRKITGYPE, from the coding sequence ATCTGGGGTGGGAGATTAGTTATTAGTGAAGATCCATTAATTCTGGCCATTGATAATGGTACCCAAAGTGTGCGTGCTTTGGTGTTTAACCTGGCTGGACAGTTGCAGTATAAAACTAAAATACCCTTACAGCCGTATTTTTCTCCCAAGCCTGGTTGGGCGGAGCAACAGCCGGAATATTATTGGCAATCTGTTGTCGCAGCATGTCAGCAATTATGGCAACTGGATTCAAGCATTAAACCCCGCTTGGCAGGAGTAACTGTTACCACACAGCGTGGCACTGTCATTGCCATGAATAAACAGGGGCGTCCATTACGACCAGCTATTTTATGGTTGGATCAACGGCGATCTGAATTACGTGGCAAGGTACCTCAGCCCTGGCGAACGTTATTTAGTGTTTTGGGTTTAAACTCTACAGTTGATTATTTCCGTTCAAAAGCTCAGGCAAATTGGTTTGCTCAATACGAGCCTGAGTTGTGGGCACAAACCGATAAATTTTTATTACTATCAGGCTATTTAAATTATCAGCTCACGGGTGAATGGGTAGACTCCATTGGCTCGATGGTGGGCTATTTGCCCTTTGACTATAAAAGACTGGCCTGGGCGAAACCCAATGACTGGAAATGGATGTGCAGTGGAGTAACGTCAGAACAGTTACCACGACTAGTGATGCCTACCGCTACCATGGGGCAAATTACTCAACAAGCCGCAGAGCAAACGGGTATTCCTGTTGGATTACCGGTAATTGCTTCTGCCTCAGATAAAGCCTGTGAGGTATTAGGCTCGGGTGGTATAACTCCGGATATTGGTTGTTTAAGTTATGGCACTACCGCCACTATTAATACGACAAATGCCAAGTATATTGAGCCTATACGGTTTATTCCTCCTTACCCTGCAGCAGTCCCCAATGCTTATAATACTGAAGTGATGATTTATCGTGGCTACTGGATGGTCAGTTGGTTTAAAGAACAGTTTGGTTTAAAAGAACAACAATTAGCGGAAGTCCAAGGCACCGAACCAGAAACGTTATTTGATGAGTTAGTCGAATCAGTGCCTGCTGGTTCTATGGGGTTAATGCTGCAACCTTATTGGTCACCTGGGTTAAAAGAGCCTGCAGCTAAAGGCGCTATTTTAGGTTTTGGTGATGTGCATACTCGTGCCCATATGTATCGAGCTATTTTGGAAGGGCTTACTTACGCCTTAAGAGAAGGCAAAGAAACCATCGAACGTCGGGCTAAAACCCCTATTACGCAATTACGAGTGTCTGGCGGTGGTGCTCAAAGCCATGCCGCCATGCAAATCACCGCCGATATATTCAATATGCCCGCTGTTCGCCCCCACACCTTTGAAACCTCCGGCTTAGGCGCCGCTATTAGTGCAGCGGTTGGGTTAAAGCTCTATGCTGACACGGAATCTGCCGTACAACAAATGGTGCATACTGGCGATGTATTTGATCCAATAAAGGAAAATGCTGACCGGTATAATGCCCTGTATAATGAAATCTACTTAAAAATGTACCGACAGCTTAAGCCTTTTTACCAAACCATCAGAAAAATCACCGGCTATCCAGAGTAG
- a CDS encoding glycerol-3-phosphate dehydrogenase/oxidase: MKLVSNWPEAKQYTRQQRWRQLQHHQPIDVVVIGGGITGAAIFRELARYGVKVALFEQGDFASGTSSRSSKLIHGGLRYLGKGQLSLAIQSIRARQWLKQQLPGFVKPLHFMVPHYQGNFPGQHSFDLLIKIYDRLARESHSGSLCTHQVLARQPLLNWQGLQGGSIFTDCISDDARLVMRLITEAEADGGIALNYAKVEAIQQSNRGVTLAVRNQITHQCTSLAVKTVANAVGVWINGDDYQQPSLYQIRPLRGSHLLIPGWRLPMSGAISFFHPEDRRPIFILPWQGATVIGTTDVDHNSPLAADISITPNEIDYLLAACNQVLPNLQLTRDDVQASWSGVRPVLAGKEKQAPSALSREHVIWRQGAIVNITGGKLTTFKLIAEQTLALLKEVISLPTSLINSQWFRQINRQPLLPFTQLSFTEQQRLYGTYGAWLSLWRLQNKQSLQVFAPSPTLYAELEWILQQEQVVHLDDLLLRRTRIGLLCPLGGRQWFSELKPLCCQWLGWNEVKWQAEADRYLTIWQQAYSLPELLTKAA; this comes from the coding sequence ATGAAGCTTGTGAGCAACTGGCCTGAAGCAAAACAATATACCCGGCAACAGCGGTGGCGTCAGTTGCAGCACCATCAACCAATTGATGTGGTGGTGATTGGCGGTGGAATTACTGGTGCGGCTATTTTTCGAGAGCTAGCCCGTTATGGTGTGAAAGTCGCGTTATTTGAGCAAGGGGATTTTGCATCAGGGACTTCAAGCCGCTCCTCAAAGTTAATTCATGGTGGTTTACGGTATTTAGGAAAAGGGCAGCTTTCGCTAGCCATTCAGTCTATTCGAGCCAGGCAATGGCTTAAACAACAGTTGCCAGGTTTTGTTAAGCCATTGCACTTTATGGTTCCCCATTACCAGGGGAATTTCCCAGGTCAGCACAGTTTTGATTTATTAATCAAAATATACGATAGGCTAGCAAGAGAGTCACATTCTGGTTCACTTTGTACTCACCAAGTGTTGGCCAGACAACCGTTGTTAAATTGGCAAGGCTTGCAAGGGGGCTCTATTTTTACTGACTGCATCAGTGATGATGCACGACTGGTAATGCGTTTAATTACGGAGGCCGAAGCGGATGGTGGAATTGCTTTAAACTATGCCAAAGTAGAGGCTATTCAACAGAGTAATCGTGGCGTTACGTTAGCAGTACGAAATCAAATCACTCATCAATGTACTTCGTTGGCGGTAAAAACTGTAGCGAATGCCGTAGGCGTTTGGATTAATGGCGATGACTATCAACAACCATCACTTTATCAAATTAGGCCCTTGAGAGGGAGTCATTTGTTAATTCCCGGCTGGCGTTTGCCTATGAGTGGTGCCATTAGTTTTTTTCATCCAGAAGACCGGCGGCCTATTTTTATTTTACCTTGGCAGGGTGCTACAGTAATTGGTACGACAGATGTTGACCATAATTCTCCGTTAGCCGCTGATATTTCAATTACCCCTAATGAGATCGACTATTTATTAGCTGCCTGTAACCAAGTATTACCCAATTTGCAGCTAACCCGTGATGATGTTCAGGCCAGTTGGTCAGGGGTCCGGCCGGTATTGGCTGGTAAGGAAAAACAAGCACCTTCGGCCTTAAGTCGGGAGCATGTGATTTGGCGTCAAGGAGCGATAGTTAATATCACAGGGGGCAAGCTGACGACATTTAAACTAATTGCAGAACAGACGTTGGCTTTATTAAAAGAAGTTATCTCGTTACCTACTTCACTTATTAATTCACAGTGGTTTCGTCAGATAAATAGACAGCCCTTGTTGCCTTTCACTCAACTGTCTTTTACTGAACAACAACGTTTATACGGCACTTATGGTGCTTGGTTAAGCTTATGGAGGTTGCAAAATAAACAGTCATTACAAGTATTTGCTCCCTCACCAACACTATATGCTGAGCTTGAATGGATTTTACAGCAGGAACAGGTGGTGCATTTAGATGATTTATTATTGCGAAGAACTCGGATAGGGTTATTATGCCCATTAGGGGGACGTCAGTGGTTTTCAGAATTAAAACCATTATGCTGTCAATGGCTAGGCTGGAATGAAGTTAAATGGCAGGCTGAAGCCGATCGTTACCTGACAATTTGGCAACAGGCCTATAGTCTTCCAGAATTATTGACGAAAGCAGCTTGA
- a CDS encoding FAD-binding oxidoreductase — translation MTKRRWNSWGWESVNYPLPDQAIHFLTHQLGGANPLPVSPLAEVLETVPESRLAEHPLVDCSTDVRVNHSRGQSLADWLALKSGQLGAVPDGVAMPTTSDQVAELLQWAKQHHYKIIPYGGGTSVAGHITPQPSDQPIITLSLARLNQLIHFDKDSQLATIGAGATGPQLESQLQSQGYTLGHFPQSFEFSTLGGWIATRSSGQQSLYYGRIEQLFAGGRLETLDGSLTIPAFPASAAGPDLREWVLGSEGRLGVITEAIMRVSPCPSYESFRVVVLPSWKQALVLVKQLVQLRLGLSMLRLSDGVETDTHLQLAGHPRLINALRWFLQKRGCQQGMCMLTVGFTGQQKSHYQHKIKLFKQLVRQHQGVGTGKWLGQKWAAGRFRLPYLREALWQRGFLVDTVETAIAWSQINLLKEQLEQAIANALVDEGEKIWVFTHISHCYPQGASLYTTFLFRQADNYSVTYARWQKLKKAACEAIVKVGGTISHHHGVGKDHAPYLNAEKGELGIQRIKDWLKGFDPHQQLNPGTLLTDTLIPNTKKKEDLSRLLSEEQFNHQPGLHHEACEQLA, via the coding sequence ATGACCAAACGCCGCTGGAATAGTTGGGGCTGGGAATCGGTAAATTACCCCTTACCAGACCAAGCCATTCACTTTTTAACACACCAATTGGGAGGAGCAAACCCGTTACCTGTTAGCCCCTTAGCAGAGGTGCTCGAAACTGTGCCAGAGTCGCGTTTAGCTGAACATCCCTTGGTTGATTGCTCCACTGATGTGCGGGTTAACCATAGTCGCGGCCAAAGTTTAGCTGATTGGTTGGCATTAAAATCTGGGCAGCTGGGGGCAGTGCCAGATGGCGTGGCGATGCCTACCACCAGTGATCAAGTAGCAGAACTGCTCCAATGGGCAAAGCAACACCACTATAAAATAATTCCTTATGGTGGGGGGACTTCCGTCGCGGGGCATATTACCCCTCAACCTTCAGACCAGCCAATTATTACGTTAAGCCTCGCCCGACTCAATCAGCTAATCCATTTTGATAAAGATAGCCAACTTGCAACAATCGGCGCTGGTGCCACTGGCCCACAGTTAGAGTCACAACTGCAAAGCCAAGGCTATACCTTAGGGCATTTTCCTCAATCGTTTGAATTTTCTACTTTAGGTGGCTGGATTGCGACTCGCTCCAGTGGTCAGCAGTCACTCTATTATGGGCGTATTGAACAGTTATTTGCCGGAGGACGGTTGGAAACGTTAGATGGTTCGCTGACGATTCCTGCATTTCCAGCTTCTGCTGCAGGCCCTGATTTGAGGGAGTGGGTGCTTGGCTCAGAAGGTCGATTGGGGGTGATTACTGAAGCCATTATGCGGGTATCTCCTTGTCCATCTTATGAGTCGTTTCGGGTGGTGGTGTTACCCAGTTGGAAGCAGGCATTAGTTCTGGTTAAGCAACTGGTGCAATTGCGATTGGGGCTGTCCATGTTGCGGTTAAGTGATGGTGTAGAAACCGATACCCATCTGCAGCTGGCTGGTCATCCTCGCTTGATTAATGCGCTGCGTTGGTTTTTGCAGAAGCGTGGCTGCCAGCAAGGGATGTGTATGTTAACAGTGGGTTTTACTGGCCAGCAAAAAAGTCACTACCAACACAAAATCAAGCTATTTAAACAGTTGGTTAGGCAACATCAAGGGGTAGGAACAGGGAAATGGTTAGGACAAAAATGGGCGGCTGGGCGGTTTCGTTTGCCTTATTTAAGGGAAGCCCTATGGCAACGGGGCTTTTTAGTGGACACGGTTGAGACTGCTATTGCCTGGTCGCAAATTAATTTGCTCAAGGAACAATTGGAACAAGCAATAGCAAATGCTTTAGTTGATGAAGGCGAAAAAATCTGGGTATTTACCCATATTTCTCACTGTTACCCACAAGGGGCCAGCTTATACACCACCTTTTTATTTCGTCAGGCAGACAATTATTCAGTGACCTATGCTCGCTGGCAAAAACTAAAAAAAGCTGCTTGTGAAGCCATTGTGAAAGTGGGTGGCACCATTAGTCACCACCATGGGGTGGGTAAAGATCATGCCCCTTATTTAAATGCTGAAAAAGGCGAGTTGGGTATTCAGCGAATAAAAGACTGGTTAAAGGGTTTTGATCCCCATCAGCAACTTAATCCAGGTACATTGCTAACAGATACATTAATACCGAATACTAAGAAAAAAGAAGACTTAAGTCGTCTGCTATCAGAAGAACAATTTAATCACCAACCGGGTTTACATCATGAAGCTTGTGAGCAACTGGCCTGA
- a CDS encoding AraC family transcriptional regulator, which translates to MTTTTGSTSTAALSQFVKLAEHYGLPVQLLANQAGISASQLSSTGTRVSLAAMEKLLSQFIEMSSDPLFGLHAAQFVQPGSYHVLGYIAMNCATLAEAVDRIQRYEALVGDMGRSQLQSNGKGVILSWQCQFTDPLVHQHMVDHCLASWVNYGRWITDKKESPQKIELTRSAPNLSSQAEYQQIFQCPIIFQASQNAVWISHEHLKVPLRQADPGLLHTLEQHANQLITQLNNQDISQQVSANIQQMMPNIPKPAEVAALLGISARTLQRRLQQQNTHYQALLDQVRLATAKQILTNTQSTIEQTAHAIGFHDVRSFRRRFKQWTGLSPNEYRGSIGEKIES; encoded by the coding sequence ATGACCACTACTACCGGATCAACATCAACCGCCGCCTTAAGTCAGTTTGTTAAGCTGGCAGAGCATTACGGTTTGCCTGTTCAGCTACTCGCTAATCAAGCCGGTATTAGTGCCAGTCAATTATCATCCACTGGTACAAGGGTATCGTTAGCAGCCATGGAAAAGCTGCTGAGTCAGTTTATTGAAATGAGTAGCGACCCATTATTTGGCTTACATGCAGCTCAATTTGTTCAGCCTGGCTCCTATCATGTGCTGGGTTATATTGCCATGAACTGCGCAACACTGGCCGAAGCAGTAGATCGTATCCAACGTTATGAAGCACTGGTCGGGGATATGGGGCGTTCTCAATTACAATCAAATGGGAAAGGAGTGATTTTAAGCTGGCAATGTCAGTTTACCGATCCGTTAGTCCATCAGCATATGGTCGATCACTGTTTGGCTTCTTGGGTGAATTATGGGCGCTGGATTACTGATAAAAAGGAAAGTCCACAAAAAATTGAGCTAACACGGTCAGCTCCCAATTTGTCATCCCAAGCTGAGTATCAGCAAATTTTTCAATGCCCGATTATTTTTCAGGCTTCGCAAAATGCTGTGTGGATATCCCATGAGCACTTAAAGGTACCATTACGCCAAGCTGACCCCGGATTACTGCACACCTTAGAGCAACACGCCAATCAGTTAATTACTCAACTTAACAACCAGGATATTAGCCAACAAGTGTCGGCTAATATCCAACAAATGATGCCGAATATACCAAAGCCTGCTGAAGTAGCGGCTCTGTTAGGTATTTCAGCACGAACTCTACAACGGCGGTTACAACAGCAAAACACCCATTACCAAGCGCTGCTCGATCAGGTACGGTTAGCCACTGCCAAGCAGATCCTAACCAACACCCAATCAACCATTGAGCAAACAGCCCATGCGATAGGCTTTCATGATGTTCGCTCGTTTCGACGCCGCTTTAAACAATGGACAGGGCTCTCCCCAAATGAATACAGAGGCTCGATAGGAGAAAAAATAGAAAGCTAA
- a CDS encoding PilZ domain-containing protein — protein MGNRAKHQTFYGQRSGTRRKIKWQAAVKYKKYKNAIPAVTLNISAQGVLLETPVLIKVGEKVPIMIVIDYFEHYFTIYADTKVRHSFSKELDCYIGLQFIKLNITYREFLTRFAEGSI, from the coding sequence ATGGGTAATCGCGCTAAACATCAAACATTTTATGGGCAACGATCCGGCACACGAAGGAAAATAAAATGGCAAGCCGCGGTTAAATACAAAAAATATAAAAATGCAATTCCTGCCGTCACCCTTAATATTTCTGCACAAGGGGTTTTACTTGAAACACCGGTGCTCATTAAAGTGGGTGAAAAAGTTCCCATTATGATTGTAATAGATTACTTCGAACACTATTTCACGATATATGCAGATACCAAAGTCAGACATAGTTTTTCCAAGGAGCTTGATTGCTATATTGGCTTACAATTTATTAAATTAAATATCACTTATCGGGAGTTTTTAACTCGGTTTGCAGAAGGTTCGATTTAA
- a CDS encoding cation diffusion facilitator family transporter encodes MEIQNTNDNTFWLRFASAASVLTAAVLILVKAIAWFFTGSVSLLASLVDSVLDGLASVINWIAIRYSLKPADKEHQFGHGKAESLAGLVQAAFILVSGVFLVINAIDHLKRQFVIESEWLGVGVIVFSILATLGLLTIQHTAIKKTGSIAIKADSLHYRVDLLSNTAVLVALMLAAWGWPQADALIAIGIAGYMVYGARDILTEAVNLLMDHELPDTTRQQIIKIILQVKGVKGVHQLRTRRSGMTPIIQLHLELDKSLTLEAAHQISDKVDEAILDQFPDADIIIHQDPV; translated from the coding sequence ATGGAAATTCAAAATACAAATGACAATACGTTTTGGTTGCGTTTCGCTAGCGCTGCTTCAGTGCTTACTGCAGCAGTGCTTATTCTGGTTAAAGCCATTGCTTGGTTTTTTACGGGGTCGGTCAGTTTACTGGCATCATTGGTTGATTCTGTGTTGGATGGACTGGCTTCGGTTATAAACTGGATAGCTATTCGTTATTCACTAAAACCGGCGGATAAAGAGCACCAATTTGGCCATGGCAAAGCAGAATCCTTAGCAGGGTTGGTTCAGGCGGCTTTTATTTTAGTATCAGGTGTTTTTTTGGTGATTAATGCCATTGACCACCTGAAGCGACAATTTGTTATTGAGTCTGAATGGCTGGGGGTGGGGGTAATCGTATTTTCTATTTTGGCCACTTTGGGATTACTTACCATTCAACATACGGCTATTAAAAAAACGGGCTCAATAGCCATAAAGGCAGACTCATTACATTATCGGGTAGACTTGCTCAGTAATACGGCAGTATTAGTGGCATTAATGTTAGCTGCTTGGGGGTGGCCACAGGCGGATGCCCTGATAGCGATAGGGATTGCTGGTTACATGGTTTATGGGGCGCGAGATATTTTAACTGAGGCTGTTAATTTATTAATGGACCATGAGTTGCCAGATACAACCCGTCAGCAGATTATCAAAATAATACTACAGGTGAAAGGTGTGAAGGGAGTTCATCAATTGAGAACTCGTCGCTCGGGGATGACGCCAATCATTCAGTTACACTTGGAATTAGATAAATCTTTGACATTGGAGGCTGCTCATCAAATTTCTGACAAGGTAGACGAGGCAATTCTTGATCAGTTTCCTGATGCAGATATTATTATTCACCAGGATCCAGTTTAA